A region of the Pseudomonas asiatica genome:
CCTACGTTGTCGGTATGCCCGATCACGCTTACTTTCGCCACTGTCGGTGAATCGAGCTTCGCCACCAGGCCTTGCAGGCGCTGCTGGGCCGCCGGGGTCAGCTCGGCGGAATCGAAGGCGAACATCACCGCGCCGTTGTCATCCAGGATGATCACCTCTGGCGAGGGTTCAGGTTCAGTGGCAGGCGGCGATGCGGGGTACACCTTCAACGGGCAACCCATGTGGTCGACCGCAGTGTTGGCGGGGGTATCGGGGCAACGATCGCGGCGGTCGAAAATACCGTCGCCATCTTCGTCGCCATCCTGGGCGTAACAGATCAGGCCCCCGGCAATGGCGCCAAGGGCACCGCCGCCAGCCGCCCAGCTCGAACTTTCGATGGCGCCCAGGCCACCACCGACCAGGCCGCCGAGCAGGCTGCAGATGGGCCAGGTCCTCTGGTTGAGCGGCGCGCTGCCATCGCTGTGGGTGGCGCAGCCCGCGAGCAGGCTGGCAGCCACCAACAGCGGCAGCGCCGCCTTCGACGTCACACTCATGCTGAATGCTCCTGTGTCATTGGCCACGGACGGTTGACCGCCGTGAAGGCGCGCCCGTGCCACTGCTCAAGGCACGGGCGCACGCCGCTCTACCGCTGGATCTTGATCTCGGTACGGCGGTTCATGGCGCGCCCATCGGCCGTGGCGTTGTCTGCCACCGGCTGGGTTTCACCGGCACCGACCACCGAAACGAAGCTGCTGCGCGGCACACCGCTCTCGACCAGGTAATCGGTCACCGAGTGGGCACGGCGCTCGGACAGTTTCTGGTTGTAGCTGTCGGAGCCGACGCTGTCGGTATGGCCGCTGACGCTCAGGCGGGCGGACGGCGCTTCCTGTTTCAGGCGCGTGGCAATGGTGTTGAGGCGCTCCTTGTCGCTGGCGGTCAGGCGCGCAGAGTCGAACTCGAAGTGCACATCGCGGATGACGATGACTTCTTCCTTCTGCACCACCACTTCCTCGACCACCGCGGCCGGCTCTGGCGGGCAGCCGTTGGCATCGACCTGCACACCGCGCGGGGTGCCTGGGCACTTGTCACGGCTGTCCGGCACGCCGTCGCCATCCTCGTCGCCATCGCCATGGGCCCAGCAATAGCCCGCCGCCAGGCCACCGCCCAGCAACGCGCCCCAACCAGCCCAGCTGGAGCTCTCGATGGCGCCCAGGGCAGCGCCGCTTACACCCCCGACGGCGGCACATTTCGGCCAGTCGGTCTTTTGCAAACCTGCACAACCAGTCAACACACTGGTGAGCAGAACCAGGGGTATCGCTGTGCGTACTATGCTCATTTCATTGCTTCTCCTAGGGGGAATCGGCATAAGGCCGATTTCAGGGAGTAAAGACCGAGCATCTGATCCCTGCCACCAATAAGCCACGACACAGTCACATGCCTCTTTGCCCGCACGCTGCGGCCCGCTAGTCTTGGACGACTTCAACGAGGATTGCCAATGACCGACGGTTTTTCCCAGCGCACCCCGCAGCAGGCCCTGGCGGCCCTGCTCGAGCGCTTCACCCCGCAACGCCTGCTGCTGGTGGGCACGCGCTTCCCGGCGCTGGACGCCTTCGCCCAGGCGCACCCACAGGTAACCATCGCCACGGCCGCCCCAGGCCCGCTGCCGGCCGAACTGGCAGCCCAGCGCTTTGACCTGGCGGTACTGGTGGACTGCCTGGAGCACCTGCCCAAACGCACCGGCCTGGAATTGCTCGGCGGCATTCGCAACCTCAATGCCAGCCGGGTCGCGGTGCTGGCCGACCTGGCCGCCTGTGGCTGGCAAGACACCGATTTCTTTGCCCTGGCCCTGTCGGCCAGCGAGAAATTCCGCCGTGACCAGCAGGTATTGAGCCTGTTCACCTATGATCTACATGACTACAAGCAGGTACCGGACTGGCTGAATGCCAAGTTCTGGGCCAACCCTGAAAACTTCGGCAAGTACTGGTGGTGATGATGAGTGTCTCGGTCTGCCCTTGTGGCAGTGGCAACCTGCTCGACGCCTGCTGCGGGCATTACCATGCCGGCACCCCGGCACCGGATGCCCAGGCGCTGATGCGCTCACGCTACAGCGCTTATGTGCTGGGCCTGGTCGACTATCTGGTGGCCACCACCCTGCCCGCCCAGCAAGCCGGCCTGGACCGTGCCGCCATGGCCGCCTGGAGCGCCCAGAGCACCTGGCTGGGCCTGGAGGTGGAAAGCGCAGAGGTGCTGGGCGGCCAGCCGGAGCACGGTTTTGTCACCTTCACTGCACGCTGGCACGACCAGGAGGGTGACCATCAGCACCGCGAGCGCTCGGCATTCGTCCAGCATGCCGGGCGCTGGTACTTCATCGACCCCACGGTCGGGCTCAAGGCCGGGCGCAACGACCCCTGCCCCTGCGCCAGCGGCCAGAAGTTCAAGAAATGCTGCGCCAGTTACGTGGGTAGCTGAACATGATCGCTCGCACCCGCCCGCTGCTGCTCGCCACCTTGATGGCATGGCTGGCACTGCTGGCGGGCTGCGCCAGCTGGGGCAGTGACGACTGGCGCGAACCCGAGGTGCACCTGGTCGAGGTGGAGACGGTCAAGGCCAGGTTGCTGGAGCAGGAGTTCGTGCTGCATCTGCGAATCGACAACCCCAATGACAGCCGCCTGTTCATCCGCAACCTGTCGTATGCCATACGCCTCAACGACCTGTTGCTGGTGCAGGATGAAACCAGCGTGTGGCGTAGTGTCGGCGGGCATGCCCAGCGTACTTTCAAGATCACCGCGCGGACCAACCTGTGGCAGCACCTGAAACCACTGGCCAAGCTGCTGAAAAGCGAACAACCGCTGCACTACAGCCTGCAGGGCGAGCTGGCGACCGGGTTGCTCATCCATCGGGACCTGCACTTGTCGCGCAGTGGTGAGATAATCCCCGGTGATTACAAACCGGAGTAACCCTGCAATGTCCCAGCAACCCCACGTTCATGGCCCTGACTGCAACCACGATCATGATCACCACCACGATCATGGCCATGTACACGGCCCGCACTGCAACCACGGCCACCAGGAGCCGGTACGCAACGCCCTGAAGGACGTTGGCCGTAACGACCCGTGCCCGTGCGGTAGCCAGAAAAAGTTCAAGAAGTGCCACGGCGCCTGACCTGAACAGCACTTGCGCGTCCCTGCCGCGGGCCGCGCAGTGGGTAGCCGGGGCCTAGCTGGCCCTGGCAGGCCCTGAAACCTTGCGCTGCAGCACCCCTGCGGTGGCCATGAGCAGCACGATGCACAGGGCCATGCAGATGGCATTGGTGCCATCCCAACCGACCGTGCCCAGCAACAGCGACGGGCTGAATGCGCCAATGGTCGCGAACACCGCAATGGCCAGATCGTTCTTCCCCTGCATCTGCATCGCTGCCGGGCTGTTTTGCAGCGTCTGCGCCAACAGCGCCCCACCGCCCACGTAGGTCAGGTTCCAACCCAGGCCCAGGGCTATCAGTGACAAGGTCATCATCGCGTAGCTGTGCGACCACATGTTCATGGCCGTGCAACCGATCAGCAGGCCCAGGCCGAGACAGATGGTGGCCCTGATGCCGAGTTTGTGGATGATGGCGCCGGTGAAGAACGACGGCGCAAACATGGCAATCACATGCCATTGAATCGCCAGGCGAACGTCGGAAAAGTCCTCATGCATGTGTTTCATGTGCATGGACGCCTGGATCATCAGCAAATTCATGATCCCATAGCCCAGCGCGGCCACTGCCATGGCCACGGCAACCACCGGGCTCAGCGGCTCGGCGGTCGTGCCAGCCGGTTTCGCTGCACGGTCGTTACTGGCGGTGCCGGTATCGCCGGGCAGGCAGGCCGCTGTCAGCAACGACATCACCGCCAGGCCGACAAAAGCGGCGTAGCACAGCGAAAACAGCGGATACCCACCAACGTCCCTCAGCCACTCGGTGAGCGCCGGCCCGACCACGGCAGCGATCACCCCACCGGCCACCACCAGGGAAAGCGCCTTGGGCTTCAGGTTCTGAGCCAGATTGTCGGTGGCCGCGAAGCGATTGAAGTTGGCAAACGCAATGTAGATGCCCAACGCCGAATGGCTGATCACCAGCGTCGGGAAGTGCTGGTACTGCACAGCCAGGTAACCACTGATGCCAGACACCGCCAAAGGGATCGAGCCCAGCATGAAGGCGCGCTTGCGCCCAATACGGCTCATCAGCCTGGAGACCGGATAGGTGGCCAGCATCAGGCAGAGGAACTGGAAACCATAGGGCACGGTGGACCACGTGGCGGCAGGCGCCAGCGCCGCCCCGACAATGGCCGCCATGGTCACGGACATGACCGCAGTCGTCAGGTTGATCGATTGCGCAGTGAAATACAGGTACGTGCGCCGCGGAAGTGTGCTCGACATAGCGTGTGCTCACGGTTGGTGGACGGGTCGATTTCGGTATTGGGAAAGATGCCGACAGGTGCATGGTCGCATCTGCCACGCCCTGAAATTCGAACAGTCGACGCGCTTTCCGGTTAACTGTTAGGCTGCTTTTTCTAACAGCTGCTGGACCCGCCATGCGCCCGCACAGCCTTCATGACCAGTTGAAACAGCGCCTCGAAGCCGGCGAATGGCTGCCCGGCCAGCGCATGCCGTCCATCCGCAAGCTGACGGCGGCGGCTGGCTGCAGCTACCACGATGTCGTCTCCAGCTATGCCCGGCTGGTCAGCGAAGGTGTGTTGACCGCCATTCCCGGCCGCGGCTACTTCGTCGCCAGCCACACACGGCAAACCAGTGCGGTGGATGCGCCCGCAGGCATGGCCGGCGACCCGCTGTTCAAGCTGCTGCAGGGGGGCCAGCACTACATCAAACTGGGCAGCGGCTGGCTGCCACCCGCCTGGCGTGACACCGAGCTGCTGGCCAAGGCGATTCGGCGCACGGCGCGGCTGGAGCAGAGTTCGCTGGCGGAATATGGCGACATCCAGGGCTACCTGCCCATGCGCAAACAGCTGTGCGTGCACCTGAAACGCCTGACCCGTGTCGATGCCCGGCCAAGCCAGTTGCTGACTACGCTGGGCGCCACACAAGCGCTGGACCTGGTGGCGCGGTTGTTGATCAAGCCAGGCGATCACGTGTTCGTCGACGAGCCCGGCAACGGCAACCTGATCAAACTGATCCAGTTGGCCGGCGGCCACGTGGTCGGGGTGCGCCGAACCCAGGACGGACCAAGCGTGGAAGACATGCAGGAGCACCTGGCCAGGCACAAGGTCAAGGCGTTCTTCTGCAACAGCACCTTCCACAACCCGACCGGCGGCAACATCAGTCCGCACAATGCCTTCAGCGTCCTGCGCCTGGCGGTGGAACACGACTTCTTCGTGGTCGAGGACGATGTCTACGGCGACTTCAGCCCGGGTGTGCGCCAGACCTTTGCCGAACTGGACAACCTTGAGCGGGTCATCTACATCGGCAGCTTCTCGAAATGCCTGTCCGCTTCATTGCGCGTGGGCTACATCGCCTGCTCGGCAGAGCTGATAGAGCCGCTGACGCGCCTGAAGCTGCTGACCTGCGTGGCGGTGCCGGCGTTTTGCGAACGCTTCGTCAACACCATCTTGTCCGACGGCACCTATGCCCGGCACATGCAAGACCTGCAGCAGCGCCTGATCCGGCAGCAGGCGCAGACCCAGCAGTTGTTGCGGGCGCGTGGCTGGCAGTTCGACATAACGCCCCAAGGCGGCATGTTCCTGTGGGTCTACCACCCCGAACTGGCCGACCTGCAGCCTTTCATGCGTCGCCTGGAACAGCACAAGGTGCTATTGATGCCAGGCTCGGCCTTCGCCGTCAGCCGTGACTATCAACGCCTTGCTCGCATCAATTGCACGCACTTTTCCGACGCCGTGGCCGAACATTTCAAGGTTTGAGTCGACACTGGCAAATAAAGCGCCCAGGGACCTTGCACGGCGCCTGCGCGCTCACTACCTTAGCGCCTTTCGAAACCCGCCACGCCTTGCAGGAGCCCTTGTCATGGCCGCCTCCGCCTTTCCTCCATTCCGCCCGCGGTTCGCAACCGCTGCCACGCTGCTCGGCATGCTCGGGCTGGCCGGCTGCCAGACGGGCGGCTACCAGGGCAGCGTGCCACCGACCAGCGGCGTGCAGCCGCTCAAGGGCCTGGCGCAGAACGTCTCGGTACGGCGCAACGCAATGGGCGCACCACTGATCGAAAGCAGCAGCTTCCATGACGCCCTGTTCAGCCTGGGCTATGTGCATGCCGGCGACCGCATCGAGCAGATGGTCGCCATGCGCCTGCTGGCCCAGGGCCGCCTGGCAGAACTGGCCGGCAGCGACGCGCTGGACATCGACCGCCTGATGCGCGCGGCCAACCTCAAGCAGAGCGCCGCCCAGCAGTACGCCGACGCCTCGCCAAGGCTCAAGCGCTTCTTCGAAGTGTATGCACGAGGGGTCAACGCTTACCTGTTCCGCTACCGCGACAAGCTGCCCGCCGGCCTGGCCAGCAGTGGCTACCGCCCCGAATACTGGAAGCCCGAAGACTCGGCACTGATCTTCAGCCTGTATGCATTCAGCCAGTCGGTGAACCTGCAGGAAGAACTGAGCGCCCTGACCCTGGCGCAGAAAGCCGGCAGCGACAAGCTGGCCTGGCTGCTGCCCGGTGCCCCGGACGAGCCGTTGGCCGAAGCCGAAGTAGACAAGCTCAAGGGCCTGAACCTGGCCAGCCAGTTGCCGGGGCTGCCGGCCCTGGCAGCTGCCAGCCAGAAACTGGCCGACCTCGACCTTCTGGGTAGCCCGGGCTCGGCCAACCTGGCCCTGGCGCCGCAGCGCAGCCGCAGCGGCAAGAGCCTGCTGGCCAGCGACAGCCGAGCCGCCTGGGCCCTGAGCCCGGTACAGATCCACACCGGCAAGTACCAGGTCGCCGGCCTGTCGTTGCCCGGCCTGCCGATCGTGCTGGCCGGCTACAACGGCAAGCTGGCCTGGAGCAGCAGCGCGGTCATGGCCGACAACCAGGACCTGTACCTGGAGCAACTGCGCCACCAGGGCAGCCAGCTGAGCTACCTGGCCGACGGCAAATGGCTGCCGGCCCGCGCCCGTAGCGAAACCTTCTTCGTCCGCGGCCAGCGCCCGCTGCGCGAGGTGATGTACGACACCCGCCACGGCACCCTGCTGGCCCAGCCAGGCAATGCCAGCCTGGGCCTGGCGCTGAACCTGCCACAGTTCAAGAGCGACCGCAGCCTGGATGCACTTTTCGACCTGACCCGTGCCAAGAGCGTGGAGCGTGCCTTCGACAGCACCCGTGAAGTGACCGCCGCCGCCCTCAACTTCGTCTTCGCCGAACCCGAGCACATCGGCTGGCAAGTCAGTGGCCGCTACCCCAACCGCCGCGAAGGCCAGGGCCTGCTGCCCTCGCCGGGCTGGGACGGGCGCTACGACTGGGACGGCTATGCCGACCCGATGCTGCACCCTTACGATCAGGACCCGCCCGCCGGCTGGATCGGCCACGCCAACCAGCGCAGCCTGCCGCGTGGCTATGGCATGCAGCTGTCCAGCACCTGGTACTACCCCGAGCGCGCCGAGCGCCTGGCCCAGCTGGCCGGCAATGGCCGCCACGACAGCCGCAGCCTGATGGCCCTGCAGAACGACCAGAGCACACTGCTGGCCGACAAGCTCAAGCAGATGTTCGACGCCCCGGGCATGGCCCAGCCGCTCAAGCAGGCGATCGACGCCCTGCCCGCCGCACAGCGCGACAAGGCCAGCGACGCGCTGGCCCGGCTCAAGGCCTTCGATGGGCGCCTGAGCCCGGTATCGGCCGATGCCGCACTGTACGAACTGTTCCTCCAGGAAGTGG
Encoded here:
- a CDS encoding OmpA family protein, whose protein sequence is MSVTSKAALPLLVAASLLAGCATHSDGSAPLNQRTWPICSLLGGLVGGGLGAIESSSWAAGGGALGAIAGGLICYAQDGDEDGDGIFDRRDRCPDTPANTAVDHMGCPLKVYPASPPATEPEPSPEVIILDDNGAVMFAFDSAELTPAAQQRLQGLVAKLDSPTVAKVSVIGHTDNVGSDSYNQALSERRASSVAVYLISQGLEAGKVTSQGRGESEPLTDNESGEGRARNRRVELHLN
- a CDS encoding OmpA family protein, whose protein sequence is MSIVRTAIPLVLLTSVLTGCAGLQKTDWPKCAAVGGVSGAALGAIESSSWAGWGALLGGGLAAGYCWAHGDGDEDGDGVPDSRDKCPGTPRGVQVDANGCPPEPAAVVEEVVVQKEEVIVIRDVHFEFDSARLTASDKERLNTIATRLKQEAPSARLSVSGHTDSVGSDSYNQKLSERRAHSVTDYLVESGVPRSSFVSVVGAGETQPVADNATADGRAMNRRTEIKIQR
- a CDS encoding DUF6231 family protein, which codes for MTDGFSQRTPQQALAALLERFTPQRLLLVGTRFPALDAFAQAHPQVTIATAAPGPLPAELAAQRFDLAVLVDCLEHLPKRTGLELLGGIRNLNASRVAVLADLAACGWQDTDFFALALSASEKFRRDQQVLSLFTYDLHDYKQVPDWLNAKFWANPENFGKYWW
- a CDS encoding YchJ family protein; this encodes MSVSVCPCGSGNLLDACCGHYHAGTPAPDAQALMRSRYSAYVLGLVDYLVATTLPAQQAGLDRAAMAAWSAQSTWLGLEVESAEVLGGQPEHGFVTFTARWHDQEGDHQHRERSAFVQHAGRWYFIDPTVGLKAGRNDPCPCASGQKFKKCCASYVGS
- a CDS encoding LEA type 2 family protein, with the protein product MIARTRPLLLATLMAWLALLAGCASWGSDDWREPEVHLVEVETVKARLLEQEFVLHLRIDNPNDSRLFIRNLSYAIRLNDLLLVQDETSVWRSVGGHAQRTFKITARTNLWQHLKPLAKLLKSEQPLHYSLQGELATGLLIHRDLHLSRSGEIIPGDYKPE
- a CDS encoding SEC-C metal-binding domain-containing protein — translated: MSQQPHVHGPDCNHDHDHHHDHGHVHGPHCNHGHQEPVRNALKDVGRNDPCPCGSQKKFKKCHGA
- a CDS encoding MFS transporter; the protein is MSSTLPRRTYLYFTAQSINLTTAVMSVTMAAIVGAALAPAATWSTVPYGFQFLCLMLATYPVSRLMSRIGRKRAFMLGSIPLAVSGISGYLAVQYQHFPTLVISHSALGIYIAFANFNRFAATDNLAQNLKPKALSLVVAGGVIAAVVGPALTEWLRDVGGYPLFSLCYAAFVGLAVMSLLTAACLPGDTGTASNDRAAKPAGTTAEPLSPVVAVAMAVAALGYGIMNLLMIQASMHMKHMHEDFSDVRLAIQWHVIAMFAPSFFTGAIIHKLGIRATICLGLGLLIGCTAMNMWSHSYAMMTLSLIALGLGWNLTYVGGGALLAQTLQNSPAAMQMQGKNDLAIAVFATIGAFSPSLLLGTVGWDGTNAICMALCIVLLMATAGVLQRKVSGPARAS
- a CDS encoding PLP-dependent aminotransferase family protein translates to MRPHSLHDQLKQRLEAGEWLPGQRMPSIRKLTAAAGCSYHDVVSSYARLVSEGVLTAIPGRGYFVASHTRQTSAVDAPAGMAGDPLFKLLQGGQHYIKLGSGWLPPAWRDTELLAKAIRRTARLEQSSLAEYGDIQGYLPMRKQLCVHLKRLTRVDARPSQLLTTLGATQALDLVARLLIKPGDHVFVDEPGNGNLIKLIQLAGGHVVGVRRTQDGPSVEDMQEHLARHKVKAFFCNSTFHNPTGGNISPHNAFSVLRLAVEHDFFVVEDDVYGDFSPGVRQTFAELDNLERVIYIGSFSKCLSASLRVGYIACSAELIEPLTRLKLLTCVAVPAFCERFVNTILSDGTYARHMQDLQQRLIRQQAQTQQLLRARGWQFDITPQGGMFLWVYHPELADLQPFMRRLEQHKVLLMPGSAFAVSRDYQRLARINCTHFSDAVAEHFKV
- a CDS encoding penicillin acylase family protein, whose protein sequence is MAASAFPPFRPRFATAATLLGMLGLAGCQTGGYQGSVPPTSGVQPLKGLAQNVSVRRNAMGAPLIESSSFHDALFSLGYVHAGDRIEQMVAMRLLAQGRLAELAGSDALDIDRLMRAANLKQSAAQQYADASPRLKRFFEVYARGVNAYLFRYRDKLPAGLASSGYRPEYWKPEDSALIFSLYAFSQSVNLQEELSALTLAQKAGSDKLAWLLPGAPDEPLAEAEVDKLKGLNLASQLPGLPALAAASQKLADLDLLGSPGSANLALAPQRSRSGKSLLASDSRAAWALSPVQIHTGKYQVAGLSLPGLPIVLAGYNGKLAWSSSAVMADNQDLYLEQLRHQGSQLSYLADGKWLPARARSETFFVRGQRPLREVMYDTRHGTLLAQPGNASLGLALNLPQFKSDRSLDALFDLTRAKSVERAFDSTREVTAAALNFVFAEPEHIGWQVSGRYPNRREGQGLLPSPGWDGRYDWDGYADPMLHPYDQDPPAGWIGHANQRSLPRGYGMQLSSTWYYPERAERLAQLAGNGRHDSRSLMALQNDQSTLLADKLKQMFDAPGMAQPLKQAIDALPAAQRDKASDALARLKAFDGRLSPVSADAALYELFLQEVARQTFLDDLGPESGPAWQAFVSNARLSFSAQADHLLGRDDSPFWDDRSTPQTEDKPAILARSLAGAVDAGTAQLGADRRAWQWGKLHQYRWPAPAYHGLGDALGRSPLAAGGDFTTLALTPYAWGSGFDTRLPASARMIVDFGQAEPLQVLTSSGQSGNPASTHYSDGLDAWFKGRFMSLPLQQQNFGRAYGNQRLTLVPGK